A genomic stretch from Lathyrus oleraceus cultivar Zhongwan6 chromosome 2, CAAS_Psat_ZW6_1.0, whole genome shotgun sequence includes:
- the LOC127118359 gene encoding receptor protein kinase TMK1: MKKNIIVLNPLTFSFFLFIITLFTHSQNDDASVMLSLKRNINPPASLGWSDPDPCKWTHVSCSGDNRVTRIQIGRQNLHGTIPRSLNNLTELQHLELQFNNFSGPLPSLNGLNSLQVFMASSNRFTVIPGDFFAGMSQLVSVEIDDNPFEPWEIPVSLKDASSLQNFSANNANVKGKLPDFLGDDVFPVLTLLHLAFNNLEGVLPKSFSGLKVESLWLNGQKSDGKLTGSVEVLQNMTSLTEVWLHSNAFNGPLPGFEGLKDLEVLSLRDNSFTGVVPSSLVSLKSLKVVNLTNNLFQGPVPDFGAGVEVDNVKDSNSFCLSSPGDCDPRVQVLLSIVGVMGYPLKFAESWKGNDPCVNWIGITCSDGNISVVNFQKMGLSGVISPEFAKLKSLQRLILSDNNITGLIPNELTTLPMLTQLNVANNHLYGKTPSFKRNVVVTTSGNIDMGKDKSSLSPQGSLSPNGTDVSDGNGGSSGNGGKKSSSRVGLIVFAVVGAVFVASLIGFFVFCLLRLKQKKLSRVQSPNALVIHPRHSGSDNESVKITVAGSSVSVGGVSEGHAVPNGEVGDIQMVEAGNMVISIQVLRSVTNNFSEKNILGQGGFGTVYKGELHDGTRIAVKRMECGAIAGKGASEFKSEIAVLTKVRHRHLVALLGYCLDGNEKLLVYEYMPQGTLSRYIFNWPDEGLEPLAWNRRLIIALDVARGVEYLHSLAHQSFIHRDLKPSNILLGDDMRAKVADFGLVRLAPEGKASIETRIAGTFGYLAPEYAVTGRVTTKVDVFSFGVILMELITGRKALDESQPEDSMHLVAWFRRMYLDKDSFRKSIDPTIDINEETLASIHTVAELAGHCSAREPYQRPDMGHAVNVLSSLVEQWKPSDSNSEDIYGIDLDLSLPQALKKWQAYEGASQLESTSSSSLLPSLDNTQTSIPTRPYGFADSFTSADGR; this comes from the exons atgaagAAAAACATCATAGTACTAAACCCTTTAACTTTTTCTTTCTTCCTCTTCATTATTACCCTCTTCACTCACTCCCAAAACGACGACGCTTCAGTCATGTTATCTCTCAAAAGAAATATCAACCCGCCCGCTTCACTCGGTTGGTCCGACCCGGATCCATGTAAATGGACCCACGTTTCATGCTCCGGCGATAACCGGGTTACTCGAATCCAAATCGGTCGTCAGAATCTCCACGGCACAATCCCTCGGAGCCTCAACAACTTAACCGAGTTACAACACTTGGAGCTTCAGTTCAACAATTTCTCGGGTCCTCTCCCGAGTTTAAACGGGTTAAACTCTCTTCAAGTTTTCATGGCGAGTAGTAACCGTTTTACAGTGATTCCCGGCGATTTTTTTGCTGGTATGTCTCAGCTTGTTTCTGTAGAGATCGATGATAATCCTTTTGAGCCTTGGGAGATTCCCGTGTCTCTTAAAGATGCTTCTTCGCTTCAGAATTTTTCTGCTAACAATGCTAATGTGAAGGGTAAGTTACCGGATTTTTTGGGTGATGATGTTTTTCCTGTTCTGACCCTTTTGCATTTAGCCTTCAATAATCTTGAGGGTGTGTTGCCGAAGAGCTTTTCTGGTTTAAAGGTTGAGTCTTTGTGGTTGAATGGTCAGAAGAGTGATGGTAAGCTTACTGGGTCGGTTGAGGTTTTGCAGAATATGACTTCTTTGACTGAGGTTTGGTTGCATTCTAATGCTTTTAACGGTCCTTTACCTGGTTTTGAAGGGTTGAAGGATTTAGAGGTTTTGAGTTTAAGAGATAACTCTTTCACTGGTGTTGTTCCCAGTTCATTGGTTAGCTTGAAGTCGCTTAAAGTTGTGAACTTGACTAATAACTTGTTTCAGGGTCCTGTGCCTGATTTTGGTGCTGGGGTTGAGGTTGATAATGTTAAGGATTCTAATAGCTTTTGTTTGTCTAGTCCTGGTGATTGTGATCCTAGGGTGCAGGTGCTTCTTTCTATTGTTGGGGTTATGGGTTATCCTTTGAAGTTTGCTGAGAGTTGGAAGGGGAATGATCCTTGTGTTAATTGGATTGGGATTACTTGTAGTGATGGGAACATTAGTGTTGTTAATTTTCAAAAGATGGGTCTTAGCGGTGTGATATCTCCGGAGTTTGCTAAGCTTAAGTCGCTGCAAAGACTTATTCTGTCCGATAACAATATCACGGGTTTGATTCCTAATGAGCTTACTACTTTGCCTATGCTAACTCAGTTGAATGTTGCAAACAATCATCTCTATGGAAAAACACCTAGTTTTAAGAGGAATGTAGTTGTGACTACTAGTGGGAACATTGATATGGGGAAGGATAAGAGCAGTCTTTCACCTCAGGGTTCACTGTCTCCTAATGGTACCGATGTGAGTGACGGAAATGGTGGGAGTTCTGGAAATGGCGGCAAAAAGTCTTCGTCTCGTGTAGGATTGATTGTGTTTGCTGTTGTTGGTGCTGTTTTTGTGGCCTCTTTGATTGGTTTCTTTGTTTTCTGCTTGCTAAGGTTGAAGCAAAAGAAGTTAAGTAGGGTTCAGAGTCCGAATGCACTAGTTATTCACCCTCGACATTCTGGATCGGATAACGAAAGTGTGAAGATAACAGTTGCAGGTTCGAGTGTCAGTGTTGGAGGTGTGAGTGAAGGCCACGCTGTGCCCAATGGTGAGGTGGGAGATATTCAAATGGTTGAAGCGGGAAACATGGTCATTTCAATACAGGTTTTAAGGAGTGTTACAAACAATTTCAGCGAGAAAAATATATTGGGACAAGGAGGTTTTGGAACGGTTTATAAAGGTGAACTCCATGATGGTACAAGAATTGCAGTGAAAAGAATGGAGTGTGGGGCAATAGCCGGCAAGGGTGCGTCAGAATTTAAGTCTGAAATTGCTGTTTTGACAAAGGTTCGTCACCGTCATCTTGTTGCTCTTCTCGGATACTGCTTGGATGGGAACGAGAAGCTTCTTGTGTATGAGTACATGCCTCAGGGGACCTTAAGTAGATATATTTTTAATTGGCCGGATGAAGGGCTCGAACCACTTGCGTGGAATAGGAGATTGATCATTGCCTTAGATGTCGCCAGGGGTGTTGAGTACCTTCATAGCTTGGCTCATCAAAGCTTCATACACAGAGACTTAAAACCTTCAAACATTCTCCTTGGAGATGATATGAGGGCCAAGGTCGCAGATTTTGGTCTTGTGCGTCTCGCTCCCGAAGGGAAAGCCTCAATTGAAACAAGAATTGCAGGAACTTTTGGATATTTAGCTCCGGAATATGCAG TTACCGGCCGTGTGACAACTAAAGTTGACGTGTTCAGCTTTGGAGTAATATTGATGGAGCTGATAACCGGAAGAAAAGCACTTGACGAGAGCCAACCTGAGGATAGCATGCACCTTGTAGCATGGTTCCGAAGAATGTACTTAGATAAGGACTCATTCCGCAAGTCCATCGACCCCACAATTGACATCAACGAGGAAACACTCGCTAGTATTCACACCGTAGCAGAGTTAGCTGGTCACTGCAGTGCAAGGGAGCCATATCAAAGACCAGACATGGGACACGCGGTTAACGTGCTTTCGTCTCTTGTTGAACAATGGAAACCATCTGATTCAAATTCCGAAGATATATATGGTATCGACCTTGACTTGTCTTTACCACAAGCACTCAAGAAATGGCAGGCTTATGAAGGTGCAAGTCAATTGGAGTCGACGTCTTCTTCTTCGCTTCTTCCAAGTTTGGATAACACGCAAACAAGTATACCTACTCGTCCATATGGATTTGCCGATTCTTTCACGTCGGCCGATGGTAGATGA